The proteins below are encoded in one region of Peribacillus muralis:
- a CDS encoding YhcN/YlaJ family sporulation lipoprotein: MNYKAIISSAMVALVVTGCNSNGKEGASENLGLNRTNQNNYENPMNVSDTRQNVNNMRNNDNGVNDMRVSDDISNRVEALKDVKSAKVIVTDHHAYVAAVLTDDSGAKDVSNDLKHRVADAVRGADPSVDKVHVSTNPDFVQRMDGYSNDIQNGKPVAGFADEFKELVHRVFPSSR, encoded by the coding sequence ATGAATTATAAAGCAATCATATCAAGTGCAATGGTGGCATTGGTGGTAACGGGTTGTAATTCCAATGGGAAAGAAGGGGCAAGTGAAAATCTTGGCCTGAATCGCACGAACCAAAATAATTATGAAAATCCAATGAATGTCAGTGACACTAGGCAAAATGTAAATAACATGCGAAATAATGATAATGGTGTAAACGATATGAGGGTTTCCGATGATATCTCCAATCGCGTCGAGGCCCTGAAGGACGTAAAAAGCGCCAAGGTCATTGTTACGGATCATCATGCTTATGTTGCTGCTGTCCTTACAGACGACAGCGGAGCTAAAGACGTCTCGAATGATCTGAAGCATAGAGTGGCAGATGCAGTAAGGGGAGCCGATCCTTCCGTGGATAAAGTTCATGTGTCGACAAACCCAGACTTTGTTCAAAGGATGGATGGCTATTCAAATGATATTCAAAATGGAAAACCTGTCGCAGGATTCGCTGATGAATTCAAGGAGCTTGTACATCGCGTTTTCCCAAGCTCAAGGTAA
- a CDS encoding Ger(x)C family spore germination protein — translation MKFKLLSIALGCFVLASCGVEKQILEEVLIAEIVGYDDAGEDKIKGTVVVGVPQPGEEANLGKEVYEAISHDINATRQQENAKTPFPIVGGRLTVILYGDELARRGLNEYVDTYRRDPMVGRDLYLAIVDGKAEDVVRMEPKLVRTPGVQVKELIEQNMRTNLTDVDLHKYLYASHGRGIDPVMPLLEKEGDLIVVKGIALFKKDKYIGQYIPYDDGFLFKILSENFKLGSYEIKWKDNDYTNINNVESRVDYHISDANRNPRVRVAVKTKANLLEVQGYNLNRAVDVNKIEAKAERILEKKLNEMVNMFQAYNIDPLALGDQAKSKTRNFDRKHWEAVYPHIPIDVDLDIEMIQTGISE, via the coding sequence GTGAAATTCAAACTTTTATCGATTGCATTGGGCTGTTTCGTTTTGGCGTCGTGCGGGGTGGAAAAGCAAATATTGGAGGAAGTTTTAATCGCAGAAATCGTCGGCTATGACGATGCCGGTGAAGATAAAATCAAAGGTACAGTCGTTGTCGGTGTTCCTCAGCCTGGGGAGGAAGCGAATTTAGGGAAAGAAGTATACGAAGCGATTTCCCATGATATAAACGCCACCCGACAGCAGGAAAATGCCAAAACGCCATTTCCAATCGTCGGCGGGAGGCTGACAGTCATCCTGTACGGTGATGAATTGGCTAGAAGAGGGCTGAATGAGTACGTGGATACATATCGCCGCGACCCGATGGTGGGGCGGGACTTATATTTAGCGATCGTTGATGGCAAAGCGGAGGATGTCGTTAGGATGGAGCCGAAGCTGGTCAGAACTCCTGGCGTTCAGGTGAAAGAGTTGATCGAACAGAATATGAGGACGAACTTGACTGATGTGGATTTGCATAAGTATTTATATGCAAGTCATGGCAGGGGCATCGATCCGGTGATGCCCTTGTTGGAGAAGGAGGGTGATCTGATCGTCGTGAAAGGGATCGCCTTGTTTAAAAAGGATAAATATATTGGCCAATACATTCCTTATGATGACGGCTTCTTATTCAAGATCCTTAGTGAAAATTTCAAGCTCGGAAGCTATGAAATCAAATGGAAGGATAATGACTATACCAATATCAATAACGTGGAATCACGTGTCGATTATCATATCTCCGATGCCAATCGGAATCCGAGGGTCAGAGTTGCAGTGAAAACTAAAGCCAACCTGCTGGAGGTTCAAGGCTATAACCTAAACAGGGCGGTCGACGTGAACAAGATAGAGGCTAAGGCGGAACGGATCCTCGAGAAGAAATTGAATGAGATGGTGAACATGTTTCAAGCATACAATATAGATCCGCTCGCACTCGGAGATCAAGCTAAAAGTAAAACAAGGAACTTCGATCGGAAACATTGGGAGGCAGTCTATCCTCATATTCCAATTGATGTGGATTTGGATATTGAAATGATTCAAACGGGAATATCGGAATAA
- a CDS encoding spore germination protein has product MRFFKGKRDKEAAVQGTSRNFQELLEKFEASNDFLTFQFPDEDGYTISYFHSLVNDQKLHEHILAVIKDQPRRSLRQIKGDIPMEDSKETSEVAVIQRMVMSGSIMIQSRKADESCLLIPCVHSVKRQTSIPESEYTVAGPKEAFVESLDTNLNLIRNRLPIPELRSREFRVGSISQTKLVVLYMDGIVNQQIVDTVVQRIGDIDYDTIVDISFVGQMITDNRNSMFPQLIETERPDHLASVISEGKIGIMLDGSPHALVGPNTIISFFSSFEDYLQIWNLGTSFRLIRLFAVLFSIFSSSMYVAVITYHYQVIPTDLLPVLISSRGVIPFPPILEAIILEGTIELLREASVRLPTKVGSTIGIVGGIVIGSAAVEAGFVSNVLLMLVALAALASFTVPIYQISNTIRLIRFPFLLAAQLYGLFGLVLCSAFILSHLLKLTSLGSPYLEPLYPMRIHDFKDSLIRLPFSKQKKRPQFLRTEDRIRIRKRNESKSRPQSDIDE; this is encoded by the coding sequence GTGAGGTTCTTTAAGGGCAAGAGAGATAAAGAAGCAGCTGTTCAGGGGACATCCAGGAACTTTCAGGAATTGCTTGAAAAGTTTGAAGCATCCAATGATTTTCTTACCTTCCAATTCCCCGATGAAGATGGCTATACGATTTCTTATTTTCATTCTCTAGTCAATGATCAAAAGTTACATGAGCATATATTGGCTGTGATCAAAGATCAGCCAAGAAGGAGCCTCCGGCAAATAAAAGGCGATATACCAATGGAAGATAGTAAAGAGACCTCTGAAGTAGCCGTCATTCAACGAATGGTCATGTCTGGATCGATCATGATCCAATCAAGGAAGGCTGATGAATCGTGCTTGTTGATCCCTTGCGTTCACAGTGTGAAGAGGCAGACTTCCATACCCGAGTCTGAGTATACGGTAGCTGGACCTAAGGAAGCTTTTGTTGAATCGCTTGATACGAATTTGAATCTCATCCGCAATCGGTTACCCATTCCCGAATTGCGGTCCAGGGAATTTAGGGTGGGGAGCATTTCTCAAACAAAGTTAGTCGTGCTCTATATGGATGGCATCGTTAACCAACAGATCGTTGATACAGTCGTGCAGAGAATTGGTGATATAGATTATGATACGATCGTAGATATTTCGTTCGTAGGTCAGATGATCACCGATAATCGGAATTCGATGTTTCCGCAGCTCATTGAGACGGAGAGGCCTGATCATCTGGCTTCTGTAATTTCGGAAGGGAAAATAGGAATCATGCTTGATGGGTCGCCGCATGCATTGGTCGGGCCCAACACCATCATTTCATTTTTTTCGTCATTTGAAGATTATTTGCAAATTTGGAACCTTGGCACTTCCTTTCGGTTGATCCGCCTATTCGCCGTTCTCTTTTCCATTTTTTCATCGTCAATGTATGTTGCCGTCATAACCTATCATTATCAGGTGATACCGACCGATCTATTGCCAGTTTTAATATCGTCAAGGGGAGTGATTCCATTTCCGCCGATCCTGGAGGCGATCATACTGGAAGGAACGATTGAGCTACTCAGGGAAGCTTCGGTCAGGCTTCCTACCAAGGTTGGTTCCACCATCGGTATTGTCGGTGGTATCGTCATTGGTTCAGCGGCTGTGGAAGCAGGGTTTGTCAGTAATGTATTATTGATGCTCGTTGCCTTGGCAGCACTGGCCTCCTTTACTGTCCCGATTTACCAAATCAGTAATACGATTCGGCTCATCCGCTTCCCATTCCTGTTGGCAGCCCAATTATATGGACTATTTGGCCTGGTTTTATGCAGTGCCTTCATTTTAAGCCATTTACTGAAATTGACTTCGCTTGGCAGTCCTTATTTAGAGCCGCTCTATCCGATGCGAATTCATGACTTTAAAGATAGTTTAATTCGCCTGCCTTTTTCAAAGCAGAAAAAACGCCCGCAATTTTTACGGACGGAAGATCGAATCAGGATAAGGAAGAGGAATGAATCCAAAAGTCGTCCCCAGAGTGATATTGATGAATAA
- a CDS encoding DUF948 domain-containing protein: MVIVYISLALFIGALIYLAFFAFKTFKDSKPTIENVNETVTRIQAKTDQIKSETDQLSLTQKEITEDVQYKKEAVQYTVDAAKRTPEPFKNLWYTIKGDKLSIRKRSDG, encoded by the coding sequence GTGGTCATTGTCTACATCAGTCTTGCCCTCTTTATCGGAGCTCTTATTTATTTAGCTTTTTTTGCTTTCAAAACCTTCAAGGATTCCAAGCCGACAATCGAGAATGTGAATGAAACGGTAACACGCATTCAGGCAAAAACGGATCAAATCAAATCCGAAACGGATCAACTCTCCCTGACACAGAAGGAAATCACGGAAGATGTTCAGTATAAAAAAGAGGCTGTCCAATATACAGTGGATGCGGCCAAACGAACACCAGAACCATTCAAGAACTTATGGTATACGATAAAAGGCGATAAGCTAAGCATCAGAAAAAGAAGTGATGGGTAA
- a CDS encoding GerAB/ArcD/ProY family transporter: protein MEVKPNETKLISPLLVFFLMPGMQIGVGVLGFERIIAKEAGQDAWLSIILSGLTINMLVWMCYKMLGKGTKTLDLVAIHHDLFGKWAGNAFNTLFILYFIAITIIIVRTYLEVIQVWMFPGVNILMLVSIILILVYSFVVGGFRVITGLCVIGLIITSPLILLNYFPLKHAHFGNLGPILDHSFLEILKACRKMTLNYLGFELLLIYYPFIKKREHSQRWAHLGVLFTMTVYVISFIVSIAYYHQDQLRDVIWATLTLWKIADLPFIERFEYIGVSLWLFMVLPNICLGIWAASRTAKRAFGVRQRKLLVMILIVILVACLFLDNRNKIDLFNTISSRIGFYVIYVYLPFLFVWQAIVYKVRGHKS, encoded by the coding sequence ATGGAAGTCAAACCAAATGAAACGAAGCTGATATCGCCACTTCTTGTTTTTTTCCTTATGCCAGGCATGCAGATTGGCGTTGGGGTTTTGGGATTTGAACGGATCATTGCGAAGGAGGCTGGACAGGATGCTTGGCTGTCCATCATCCTTTCAGGGTTAACGATAAATATGCTTGTTTGGATGTGCTACAAGATGCTGGGCAAGGGCACAAAAACTTTAGATTTGGTTGCCATTCATCATGACTTGTTTGGAAAATGGGCAGGAAATGCCTTCAATACGCTTTTCATTCTGTACTTTATCGCCATCACCATCATCATTGTCAGGACATATTTGGAGGTTATTCAAGTTTGGATGTTCCCAGGCGTGAATATCCTTATGCTAGTAAGCATCATCCTCATACTCGTGTATAGCTTCGTTGTGGGAGGGTTTAGGGTCATTACAGGTTTATGTGTCATCGGACTCATCATCACTTCCCCCTTGATCCTTTTGAATTATTTCCCATTGAAGCACGCCCATTTTGGGAATCTGGGTCCCATTCTTGATCATTCGTTCTTGGAAATCCTGAAAGCTTGCAGAAAAATGACGTTGAATTATCTTGGGTTTGAATTGCTCCTGATTTATTATCCATTCATTAAAAAGCGTGAACACTCACAAAGGTGGGCTCATTTAGGTGTGCTGTTCACCATGACGGTATACGTGATCTCCTTTATCGTCTCAATCGCCTATTACCATCAGGATCAGTTGAGGGATGTCATTTGGGCCACTTTGACCTTATGGAAAATAGCCGACCTTCCATTCATTGAAAGGTTCGAATACATCGGTGTTTCCTTGTGGCTATTCATGGTGCTGCCGAATATTTGCTTAGGGATATGGGCAGCAAGCAGAACGGCAAAAAGGGCATTCGGGGTTAGGCAGAGGAAGTTGTTGGTCATGATTCTGATCGTCATTTTAGTGGCCTGCCTTTTCTTGGATAACCGTAATAAAATCGATTTATTCAATACGATCAGTTCACGCATAGGCTTTTATGTCATTTATGTGTATCTTCCGTTTTTATTTGTATGGCAGGCGATCGTATATAAAGTAAGGGGTCATAAATCGTGA
- a CDS encoding LTA synthase family protein, with the protein MNNFLKKSRHLFANNILGFFFIAVVLFWIKTYIGYRVEFNLGLENGLQQFLLFINPISSAILFFGLALLAKGKKSFKWIIRLNLLMTLWLFFNIVYYRSFTDFITLPTLTQVQNAGDLGPSILELFKGHDVFYFLDTVLLIVLYRFRNFKIEEIRVKRRTIGLVYLAGLAIFAINLGLAEKDRPQLLSRTFDRNYIVKYLGMFNYTVYDAVQNTKTYAQRATANSTDIAEVVNYTKATSAEPNPKYFGKAEGKNVIYLHLESMQNFMIDYKLNGEEVTPFLNSLAHDNSDFMYFDNFFHQVGQGKTADAEFMLENSLFGLPQGAAFTNRSQNTYQAAPAILGQKGYTSAVFHGNYKSFWNRDKMYKSLGFNQFFDANHYNMENKEEVLSYGLMDKPFFKESIPMLETLKQPFYTKFITVSHHFPYAMDQEKATIGKQTTGDASVDNYFQTARYADEALREFFDYLKKSGLYDNSVIVMYGDHYGISENHKEAMSKVLGKDVGAFENAQLQRVPLLIHAPGVKGGEMHQYGGQIDLLPTLLHLLGVESKDYVQFGSDLLSKDHNEVVPFRNGDFVTPDVTSIKGKYYDTKTGELVEENDDILNYKKRAETMLNLSDQVVNGDLLRFYTPNGFKPIDPTDYDYTYEEDGSKEAETGK; encoded by the coding sequence ATGAATAATTTTCTTAAAAAAAGCCGGCATTTATTTGCAAATAACATACTAGGCTTTTTCTTTATTGCAGTAGTATTGTTTTGGATAAAAACTTATATTGGATATCGAGTCGAATTTAACTTAGGCCTTGAGAACGGCCTCCAGCAGTTCCTGCTGTTCATAAACCCGATTAGTTCAGCCATTTTATTCTTTGGCTTGGCACTATTGGCGAAGGGCAAAAAGTCGTTTAAATGGATTATCAGGCTGAACTTATTGATGACGTTATGGTTGTTCTTCAATATAGTTTATTACCGTTCATTTACCGATTTCATCACTTTGCCGACTTTGACACAAGTGCAAAATGCCGGGGATTTAGGACCGAGTATTTTGGAATTATTTAAAGGACATGATGTATTTTATTTCCTTGATACGGTCCTGTTGATCGTGTTGTACCGATTCAGAAACTTTAAAATAGAAGAAATCAGAGTCAAACGCCGTACGATTGGATTGGTTTACTTGGCGGGACTTGCGATCTTTGCCATTAATTTAGGACTTGCCGAAAAAGATCGTCCGCAATTGCTATCAAGGACTTTCGACCGCAACTATATCGTCAAGTACTTGGGAATGTTCAACTATACGGTTTACGATGCTGTTCAAAATACAAAAACGTATGCGCAGCGAGCAACTGCAAATAGTACGGATATAGCAGAAGTGGTCAACTATACGAAGGCAACAAGCGCTGAACCGAATCCTAAGTATTTTGGTAAAGCTGAAGGAAAGAACGTCATTTACTTGCACCTGGAATCGATGCAGAATTTCATGATCGATTATAAGCTGAATGGCGAAGAGGTAACACCATTTCTAAACTCACTTGCACATGATAATTCGGATTTCATGTACTTTGATAATTTCTTCCACCAAGTGGGCCAAGGTAAGACGGCCGATGCAGAGTTCATGCTGGAAAATTCACTTTTCGGTTTACCGCAGGGGGCAGCATTCACAAACAGATCGCAAAACACGTATCAAGCTGCACCAGCGATTTTAGGGCAAAAAGGGTATACCTCTGCCGTTTTCCATGGTAATTATAAATCCTTCTGGAACCGGGATAAGATGTATAAGTCACTTGGCTTCAATCAGTTTTTCGATGCTAACCATTATAATATGGAAAACAAAGAAGAAGTGCTTAGTTATGGTTTGATGGATAAACCGTTCTTCAAAGAATCGATTCCGATGTTAGAAACGCTAAAACAGCCTTTCTATACAAAATTCATAACGGTATCTCATCACTTCCCATATGCGATGGATCAGGAAAAAGCAACAATCGGTAAACAAACGACCGGCGATGCTTCGGTCGATAATTACTTCCAAACAGCACGCTATGCCGATGAAGCATTAAGGGAGTTCTTCGATTATCTGAAAAAATCAGGCCTATATGACAACTCGGTAATCGTTATGTATGGTGATCATTATGGTATTTCCGAAAACCATAAAGAAGCCATGTCAAAAGTGCTTGGCAAGGATGTTGGCGCATTTGAAAATGCCCAATTGCAACGTGTACCACTATTGATTCATGCACCGGGTGTTAAAGGCGGGGAAATGCATCAGTACGGAGGACAGATTGACCTCCTTCCGACCTTATTGCATCTGTTAGGTGTTGAATCAAAGGATTATGTACAATTCGGTTCGGATTTATTGTCAAAAGATCATAATGAAGTAGTGCCTTTCAGGAATGGTGATTTTGTAACACCAGATGTCACCTCCATTAAAGGGAAATACTACGATACGAAAACAGGCGAATTGGTCGAGGAAAATGATGACATCCTCAATTATAAAAAGAGAGCTGAAACGATGCTCAATTTATCCGACCAAGTCGTGAACGGGGACTTACTCCGTTTCTACACGCCGAATGGCTTTAAACCAATAGACCCTACTGATTATGATTACACGTATGAAGAAGATGGTTCAAAGGAAGCCGAAACAGGGAAATAA
- a CDS encoding RraA family protein, translating to MNALIQQFRDLPTTAISDAMGGMSNLDSAIKPLDGDYRFAGRALTVQVPVGDNSAVLKAIGEANPGDIIVVDCKGDTYRAIAGDFVVGMMQTMEIGALVVDGVIRDLNAIKDLKFPVFCKGSTIASSGKAGVGETNVPISCGGVAVFPGDIIVGDADGVVVIPQARGEEILVHAKDKIKKDEERAEKYAGKPAEIRKYIALMTNKA from the coding sequence ATGAATGCTCTTATTCAACAATTCAGGGATTTACCGACTACGGCCATTTCGGATGCCATGGGGGGGATGAGTAATCTGGATTCGGCAATAAAACCGTTAGATGGGGATTATCGTTTTGCTGGACGGGCTTTGACGGTACAGGTGCCTGTCGGTGATAATTCAGCGGTCTTGAAAGCCATCGGCGAGGCCAACCCAGGAGATATCATCGTCGTTGACTGCAAAGGCGATACATACCGGGCAATAGCGGGAGATTTTGTCGTAGGCATGATGCAGACGATGGAAATAGGGGCGCTTGTAGTCGACGGGGTCATCCGTGATCTTAACGCGATCAAAGACTTGAAATTTCCTGTGTTTTGCAAAGGAAGCACCATTGCTTCAAGTGGCAAGGCGGGCGTTGGGGAAACGAATGTCCCCATATCCTGTGGCGGAGTTGCTGTGTTTCCTGGGGACATCATCGTCGGGGACGCAGATGGGGTCGTTGTCATTCCTCAAGCAAGGGGAGAAGAAATCCTGGTACACGCAAAAGATAAAATCAAAAAGGATGAAGAACGGGCCGAAAAGTATGCAGGAAAGCCTGCAGAAATTAGAAAATATATTGCCTTGATGACGAATAAAGCATGA
- a CDS encoding iron chelate uptake ABC transporter family permease subunit, whose amino-acid sequence MNNKSKIMILAVLAAILTAGYIFWDLGPNWDYALPRRIIKIIAIIVVGCAIAFSTVIFQTVTNNKILTPSILGLDSMYMLIQTGVIFLFGSTHILILNKNLNFLVTLIAMLIFSSLLFKFMFKKDRNIYFLLLIGIIFGTLFGSMSSFMQVLIDPNEFQIIQNKMFASFNNVNTDLLTLAIILMIAVMIYFMRFLKYLDVMSLGRDQAVNLGVDYDFVTKRVLIVVTILISISTALIGPITFLGLLVANVAYQFIKSYQHKHIIPGAMLISVVALVGGQFIVERVFTFSTTLSVIINFIGGVYFIYLLLKENKSW is encoded by the coding sequence ATGAATAATAAAAGTAAAATCATGATATTAGCTGTTCTTGCCGCGATTTTGACGGCAGGGTATATCTTTTGGGATCTTGGTCCGAATTGGGATTATGCACTTCCGAGAAGAATCATCAAAATCATCGCCATTATCGTGGTCGGCTGTGCCATCGCCTTTTCAACCGTGATATTCCAGACGGTTACGAATAATAAAATCCTGACACCAAGCATTTTGGGATTGGACTCCATGTATATGCTGATCCAAACGGGAGTGATTTTCCTATTCGGCTCAACGCATATTCTGATCCTGAATAAAAATCTCAATTTCCTGGTGACGTTGATTGCAATGCTTATATTCTCTAGCTTGTTGTTCAAATTCATGTTCAAGAAAGACCGCAATATTTACTTCTTATTGCTTATCGGCATCATCTTCGGGACATTATTCGGCAGTATGTCTTCATTCATGCAAGTATTGATCGACCCGAATGAATTTCAAATCATCCAAAATAAAATGTTCGCCAGCTTCAATAATGTCAATACCGACCTTTTAACCTTAGCCATCATCCTCATGATAGCGGTAATGATCTATTTCATGAGATTTTTGAAGTATTTGGATGTGATGTCCCTCGGGAGGGACCAAGCCGTAAACTTGGGTGTCGATTATGATTTTGTCACGAAACGGGTTTTGATCGTCGTTACGATTTTGATTTCCATTTCTACCGCCCTGATCGGCCCGATCACGTTCCTCGGATTACTAGTGGCGAATGTGGCTTATCAATTCATTAAATCCTATCAGCATAAACATATCATCCCGGGAGCGATGCTGATCAGTGTCGTTGCCTTGGTCGGCGGTCAATTCATCGTAGAGAGGGTCTTCACGTTCTCTACTACCCTAAGTGTAATCATCAACTTCATTGGGGGAGTTTATTTCATCTATCTTCTATTAAAGGAGAATAAATCATGGTAG
- a CDS encoding siderophore ABC transporter substrate-binding protein gives MKKLSVLLLIAMLAVVAVACGSDKEKEESGAKKETAKSEEITVKHQLGETKVKTNPKKVVVFDMGALDTLDKFGVEVAAVPHDGLPKYLSNYKDTTENAGGLKEPDFEKINELAPDLILISGRQSEAYEELSKIAPTVFVGVDTTKYMESFKENVTLLGKIFGKEDEASKELASVEENINALKEKVPADKKGLIVLANGGKVSAYGPASRFGIIHDVFGVPAVDDKLEVSTHGQSVSFEYIAEKNPDYLFVVDRDAVVGDGAAAKETVENDIVKNTKAFKDGNIIYLDPNYWYLSGGGLESVDEMVKEISEGIK, from the coding sequence ATAAAGAAATTATCTGTATTGCTACTAATTGCAATGCTGGCTGTAGTGGCTGTTGCTTGTGGATCAGATAAGGAAAAAGAAGAATCAGGTGCGAAAAAGGAAACGGCTAAAAGTGAAGAAATTACGGTTAAGCACCAATTAGGCGAAACGAAAGTGAAAACGAATCCTAAAAAAGTCGTGGTATTCGATATGGGTGCCCTTGATACTCTTGATAAATTTGGTGTGGAAGTGGCGGCAGTCCCACATGATGGCCTTCCGAAATACCTTTCTAATTATAAAGATACAACAGAGAATGCTGGCGGGTTAAAAGAGCCTGACTTCGAAAAAATCAACGAATTGGCTCCAGACTTAATCCTGATTTCAGGTCGTCAATCCGAAGCATATGAAGAACTAAGCAAAATTGCCCCTACCGTATTTGTAGGTGTTGATACAACAAAGTATATGGAATCATTTAAAGAGAATGTAACGCTTTTGGGCAAAATCTTCGGTAAAGAAGATGAAGCGTCTAAAGAATTGGCTAGTGTTGAAGAAAACATTAATGCGTTGAAGGAAAAAGTTCCAGCTGATAAAAAAGGTTTAATCGTTCTTGCAAATGGCGGTAAAGTAAGTGCTTACGGACCGGCTTCAAGATTCGGAATCATCCATGATGTATTCGGAGTACCTGCTGTCGATGATAAATTGGAAGTATCGACACATGGTCAGAGCGTTTCTTTCGAATATATTGCCGAAAAGAATCCAGACTACTTATTCGTTGTTGACAGAGATGCGGTTGTCGGTGATGGCGCTGCTGCAAAAGAAACAGTCGAAAATGACATCGTGAAAAATACTAAAGCATTTAAAGATGGTAACATCATTTATCTTGACCCTAACTACTGGTACCTATCCGGAGGCGGACTGGAATCCGTTGATGAGATGGTGAAAGAAATTTCTGAAGGTATCAAATAA
- a CDS encoding iron ABC transporter ATP-binding protein: MVEVRNLFKKYGNKTVVEDVSLEIKKGKITSFIGPNGAGKSTVLSMISRLITRDSGEVLIDGKEMETFKSNELAKKIAILKQANHINIRLTIRELVAFGRFPYSQGKLTEEDWSYVDEAIEYMELAEMQGKFLDQLSGGQQQRAFIAMVIAQNTEYVLLDEPLNNLDMKHSVQIMKVLRRLADELGKTVIIVIHDINFASCYSDYIVALKDGKVVHNGPTEQVIDSDVLKEIYDMDIEIQTINDNKICVYFT, from the coding sequence ATGGTAGAAGTGAGAAATTTATTCAAAAAATATGGTAATAAGACAGTTGTCGAGGACGTTTCCCTTGAAATCAAGAAAGGGAAAATCACTTCCTTCATCGGTCCTAATGGTGCAGGGAAAAGTACCGTCCTGTCGATGATAAGCAGGCTCATTACCCGTGACTCGGGGGAAGTCCTGATTGATGGCAAGGAAATGGAGACATTCAAAAGCAATGAGCTTGCGAAGAAAATTGCCATCTTAAAGCAGGCAAATCATATCAATATCCGTTTAACGATTCGTGAGCTTGTAGCATTTGGACGGTTCCCCTATTCACAAGGTAAACTGACCGAAGAGGATTGGAGCTATGTCGATGAAGCGATTGAATATATGGAGCTTGCCGAAATGCAGGGCAAATTCCTTGACCAGCTTAGCGGCGGGCAGCAGCAACGGGCATTCATTGCCATGGTCATTGCCCAGAACACGGAGTATGTCCTTCTAGATGAACCTTTGAACAATCTGGATATGAAGCATTCCGTTCAGATCATGAAGGTTTTGAGGAGATTGGCAGATGAACTGGGGAAAACGGTCATCATCGTCATTCATGATATTAATTTTGCTTCCTGCTACTCCGATTATATCGTGGCATTGAAGGATGGGAAGGTCGTTCATAATGGACCTACCGAACAAGTCATTGATTCCGATGTATTGAAGGAAATCTATGATATGGATATTGAAATCCAAACCATCAACGACAATAAGATTTGTGTGTACTTCACGTAA